Proteins encoded in a region of the Isosphaeraceae bacterium EP7 genome:
- a CDS encoding ATP-binding cassette domain-containing protein yields MSLLSLREVTLSFGGPKLLDHVDLQIARGDRLCLLGRNGEGKSTLLRLVEGDLIADEGEVLRQSGLRVARLPQQVPEGLSKSVGEVVAEGLPEDGHPRLAEDHRVQTILSRIGLDPDVAFDSLSSGMKRRALLARSIAAEPDILLLDEPTNHLDIDSIAWLENFLLRFDGTLVFVTHDRAFLSRLATRIVELDRGKLYDWACDYPTFLVRREEVLHAETRQQALFDKRLAQEEVWIRKGVEARRTRNEGRVRALKAMRDQRLQRREKQGIARVQVQEAERSGTLVVEAKDVAFQYGSTPIVSGLTTTLMRGDKVGIIGPNGAGKTTLLRLLLGQLEPTSGSIRQGTKLEVAYFDQLKATLDDEETVQRNVSEYDSILINGQPRHIMGYLQDFLFSPERARSLVRTLSGGERTRLLLAKLFTKPSNVLVLDEPTNDLDVETLELLESLIVDYDGTVLIVSHDRAFLDEVVTSTLAFEPGGEVREYDGGYEDYLRQRAATIQEATPAKNASSPRAEKGKSRKLGYKEKVELEAFPAKIEAMEAELTRHQGLMGDPSFYRKDRAEIAETTAQLSRIQADLAIAYARWERLEGMAD; encoded by the coding sequence ATGTCCTTATTGAGTCTCCGCGAAGTCACCCTCTCCTTCGGCGGCCCCAAGCTGCTCGATCACGTCGACCTCCAGATCGCCCGGGGCGATCGTCTCTGCCTGCTCGGCCGCAATGGCGAGGGGAAGAGCACCCTCCTACGCCTGGTTGAGGGCGATCTGATCGCCGACGAAGGCGAGGTTCTACGCCAGTCCGGCCTCCGCGTTGCTCGCCTCCCGCAGCAGGTGCCCGAGGGCTTGAGCAAGTCGGTCGGCGAGGTCGTGGCCGAAGGCCTGCCAGAAGACGGCCACCCACGGCTCGCCGAGGACCACCGCGTCCAGACGATTCTCTCACGGATTGGGCTCGACCCCGACGTGGCGTTCGACTCGCTCTCCTCGGGAATGAAACGCCGGGCGCTGCTCGCCCGCTCGATTGCCGCCGAGCCCGATATCCTCCTGCTCGACGAGCCGACGAACCACCTGGACATCGACTCGATTGCCTGGCTGGAGAACTTCCTCCTCCGGTTTGACGGCACCCTCGTCTTCGTCACCCACGACCGAGCTTTCCTGTCGAGGCTGGCCACTCGGATCGTCGAGCTGGACCGCGGCAAGTTGTACGACTGGGCGTGCGACTACCCCACCTTCCTCGTTCGGCGCGAGGAAGTCCTCCACGCCGAGACCCGCCAGCAGGCCCTCTTCGACAAGCGGCTCGCCCAGGAAGAAGTCTGGATCCGCAAAGGGGTCGAGGCCCGCCGGACCCGCAACGAAGGGCGTGTCCGTGCCCTGAAGGCGATGCGCGACCAACGCCTCCAGCGCCGCGAGAAGCAGGGGATCGCCCGCGTCCAGGTTCAGGAGGCCGAGCGATCCGGCACGCTCGTCGTCGAGGCCAAGGACGTCGCCTTTCAGTATGGAAGTACGCCGATCGTGTCCGGCCTGACGACGACGCTGATGCGCGGCGATAAGGTCGGCATCATCGGGCCCAACGGCGCCGGCAAGACGACCCTACTGCGGCTCCTGCTGGGCCAGTTGGAGCCGACCTCGGGATCAATCCGCCAGGGGACGAAACTCGAGGTCGCCTACTTCGACCAGCTCAAAGCGACCCTCGACGATGAGGAGACCGTCCAGCGGAATGTCAGCGAATACGATTCGATCCTGATCAACGGCCAGCCCCGCCACATCATGGGCTATCTTCAGGATTTCCTCTTCAGCCCCGAACGCGCCAGGAGCCTGGTACGCACCCTCTCGGGCGGCGAGCGCACCCGTCTCCTGCTCGCCAAGCTTTTCACCAAGCCCTCCAACGTCCTTGTGCTGGACGAGCCGACCAATGATCTCGACGTCGAGACCCTGGAACTTCTCGAGTCGCTGATCGTCGACTATGACGGGACTGTGCTGATCGTCAGCCACGACCGCGCCTTCCTCGATGAGGTTGTCACGAGCACCCTTGCGTTCGAGCCCGGCGGAGAGGTCCGCGAGTACGACGGCGGCTATGAAGACTATCTCCGTCAGCGTGCCGCGACCATCCAGGAGGCGACCCCCGCAAAGAATGCCTCTTCACCGCGCGCAGAAAAAGGAAAGAGCAGAAAACTCGGCTACAAGGAAAAAGTCGAACTGGAAGCCTTCCCGGCCAAG
- a CDS encoding ribosome-recycling factor — protein MKSTIKLFAEQIAGIRPGKVGVGFLETFRVSIRGNLVPIGKLGAMRVQGDQVHISPFDPATVPAIVRTLVEAKMNAYALNPSTVCVGVPPASVEQQDEVARHVKSLGEQAKIAIRGIRQDSRKQIVSRGRGSLNAVQADTDAAIAEVDALVAAKVAGLVGSSGRRRS, from the coding sequence ATGAAATCGACGATCAAGCTATTCGCCGAGCAGATTGCGGGCATCCGGCCCGGAAAGGTCGGGGTCGGCTTCCTGGAGACCTTTCGCGTCTCGATCCGAGGGAATCTCGTCCCGATCGGCAAGCTTGGTGCGATGCGTGTCCAGGGGGATCAGGTGCACATCAGCCCGTTCGATCCCGCGACGGTCCCTGCCATCGTCAGGACGCTCGTCGAGGCGAAGATGAACGCCTACGCCCTCAACCCGAGCACCGTCTGCGTCGGCGTGCCGCCGGCCAGCGTGGAACAGCAGGATGAGGTGGCCAGGCACGTCAAGTCGCTCGGGGAGCAGGCCAAGATCGCCATCCGGGGGATCCGCCAGGACTCTCGCAAGCAGATCGTCTCGCGCGGACGCGGATCGCTGAACGCCGTCCAGGCCGATACGGACGCGGCCATCGCCGAGGTCGATGCCTTGGTCGCGGCGAAAGTCGCCGGCCTGGTTGGGTCATCCGGTCGACGACGATCGTGA
- a CDS encoding alpha/beta hydrolase: MRRLVLAMIPSLLLSGPLRAAEKPIPLWPGKAPGQTGDAAPETSRTINAGAPTLLLSNITEPTLTIHRPEPSKSNGTAVLIFPGGGYRVLAIDLEGTEVAAWLNSLGITAIVVKYRVPPPEGIVRHTPALQDAQRALGIVRAKATELGIKPDRIGVIGFSAGGHLAAAISTNYGVRGYPEVDVTDKVSCRPDFTLLIYPAYLVTKDFALSPELKVTSQTPHTFIVMTEDDVVGVESALIYYRSLRDAKVEAEMHLYAKGGHGYGLRPSSFNVAKWPQFAEQWLRTLGVLDPPANASKP, encoded by the coding sequence ATGCGACGACTGGTTCTCGCGATGATTCCTTCCCTGCTTCTCTCGGGGCCGTTGAGAGCCGCGGAGAAGCCGATCCCCCTCTGGCCTGGTAAGGCTCCCGGCCAGACGGGAGACGCGGCTCCAGAAACCTCTAGGACAATTAATGCGGGAGCGCCGACTCTGCTCCTCTCCAACATCACTGAGCCGACTTTAACCATCCACCGGCCCGAGCCATCGAAGTCCAACGGCACGGCGGTTCTCATCTTCCCCGGTGGCGGTTACAGGGTGCTGGCGATCGACCTCGAAGGGACCGAGGTCGCCGCCTGGCTCAATTCGCTCGGCATAACCGCGATCGTGGTCAAATATCGAGTTCCCCCACCTGAGGGGATCGTGCGGCATACGCCGGCGCTCCAGGATGCCCAGCGTGCCCTGGGAATCGTCCGCGCGAAGGCCACCGAGCTCGGGATCAAGCCCGACCGCATCGGCGTGATCGGGTTCTCGGCGGGCGGCCATCTTGCCGCGGCCATTAGCACAAACTACGGCGTGCGGGGCTACCCCGAGGTGGATGTCACGGACAAGGTGAGCTGCCGACCTGACTTCACTCTCCTCATCTATCCCGCCTATCTGGTCACCAAAGACTTCGCCCTCTCGCCCGAGCTGAAAGTGACCAGCCAGACCCCTCACACCTTCATCGTCATGACCGAAGACGATGTCGTGGGCGTGGAGAGCGCCCTGATCTACTACAGGTCGCTCAGAGACGCCAAGGTCGAAGCAGAGATGCACCTTTATGCAAAGGGCGGCCATGGATATGGCCTGCGACCGTCGTCGTTCAACGTCGCAAAATGGCCCCAGTTCGCCGAGCAATGGCTCCGAACGCTCGGCGTGCTCGATCCCCCCGCCAATGCCTCCAAGCCCTGA